The Osmia bicornis bicornis unplaced genomic scaffold, iOsmBic2.1, whole genome shotgun sequence genome segment TGAGCTGCGTTCCTCCGTGAAATGATCGCTTGTGAGCATCTTCAATGATGATCTTCGACAGGTGAGCGTCCCGTGGGAGGATCGCTGGATGTTTTTCATCCCTGCTGAGCGCTGTGTTTGTGAGTCTTCCTCCTACCCGTAGTGTTCGCTGTGAATCGATGAAGGCGGTAAGGCGACTGAAGGGGTGAGTTGCAGGCAGGGTTGAGCCTGAGTTGAGGGTCTTGATTTCGCTGGTGAAATACAAGTGTTGAGTCGCGTGAATCCAGAAGAGCTGCGCCTTCTCCATGTCGCAGGATGGTATGATGATCACAGGAGGAGTTTCGAGCTTTCTCTTAAGCCGTGAGGCAAACCTGAAACAAAGTGCAGTCAGTCTATACAGCTTAATAagagatgaatatttataaatgagaTCCCAATGATAACTTAGCTTTTGAGCTGAGGCAAAGAGTGAGACATTGGGTCTCACTTCGAGCTCGCTGGTTAAAGTTGAGAATTCCTTTTGCTCTGGCCAATGATCTTGATTTCGAGCCATCCATGGAGGACCTTTCCACCAAAGCTCGAATCGTTGGAGTTGATCTGTCGAAATGCCTCGTGAAGCACAGTCGGCTAGATTGGACGTAACTGGAACATGCCTCCAATGCGCATTTGGAGTGAGTTCTTGGATTTGAATGACTCTGTTCCGAACATAATCCTTCCAACGTGATGCTTGCGATTTGATCCATATGAGCGAAACTTGAGAATCCGTCCACAGGTGCGTTGCATTGATCTTTACCTTGAGCGTTGAttgaacatattttgtgagtttTGCCAACAGGAGTGCTGCAGACAACTCCAATCTTGGTATTGTGagcctcttcagtggtgcaaCCTTTGTCTTAGAACAGACAAGTGATGTCGTTGAGTTGTTGGACGGAGAGCTAACAGTGACATAAATCACTGCTGCCATGGCAAGTTGAGAAGCATCAGAGAATCCATGAATTTCTACAGTTGAATTGCTCCATGTGTTGAACCATCTTGGGATCGATagcttggccaagctgttGAGATCTTCTCTGATGGTGAACCATCGTGAGACAATTTGAGACGGTAATGGGTCGTCCCAATTGATCTTGTGTAGCCAGAGCTCTTGTAATAGCATTTTTGCTCGTACTATTACCGGTGAGACGAAACCTAATGGATCAAATGGATTAGTCGAAGATGATGAAAAGCAGAATACGTCTGTCTGAGGCATCCATTGAATTCCGAGTAATTTGGTAGCACAGTCGTCAAATGATATGGGAGCTGACGATTGTGTGGATGACGAAACAGCCCTCAGTAATTCGGGGTGAGTCGcatgccattttgcgagtggaaatccGCCCGCGTTGCACAATGCAATCAGCTGTTGAGCGACCTCCACAAGTTCCGAGATTGAGTCTGCTCCTCCAAAGATATCGTCCACATATCTGCCATGCGTGAGCAAAGGCGTTGCCAGAGGGAATCGATGACCCTCATCGTGAACAAGTTGCATGAGTGCTCGTGTCGCCAGGAAGGGAGCCGCCTTTGTGCCATACGTGACAGTTGTGAGCTGGTAAGGGATGACATTGCGGTCTTCATCGATCCAAAGAATTCGCTGGAGATCCCAATCATCCTTGTGAACTGCTACCTGGCGATACATTTTTGTGATATCTGTGGCAAAAATGTGGTGATAATGGCGAAGCCAAATTAGAACATCTGTAACATTCAAGAGCAAATTAGCACCAGTATGCATTAAATCGTTGACTGATTTGCTTGATGTCGTAGCTTTTGATCCGTTGAATACAACCCTGAGCTTCGTTGTTGAACTGTCGAGACGTAGAACTCCATGGTGAGGCAAATAATATGGTTGAAGATGAGCAGAGGTCTGAGGTGTTGAACCGTCAGAAGAGACCCTCAACCCTCCTGATGCCGAAGCATCATGTGGCAAGGTCATCTCCCCATCAGGCCCAACGTTCTCAGCCTCTCTTGATGAAATTCGTTGATGATCTGGAGCCTTTACCATGTGTCCTAGTTCTTCGTACTCTTTCATGAACTCGACGTAGAGCTGGTTGTATGCTGAATCCTTGGAGAGTCGTCGCAAAGTGCTTTGTAGACATCTTTGAGCAATCTTGTGTGAATTGCCTAAGAGCGATGCTGGTGCCTTGAGTGGAATGCGAACGATGTACCTTCCTGTGTGATTACGAGAGTGAGTCGCACAGAAATGTGAttcgcattcttcttcctccggaGTGAGCGTGCTTGGAATGTCCATCGGTGACTCCTCTTGAACCCAGAATTTGGTGAGCAGCTCTTGCAGATTGCTCTGGTCATCTTGAGCAACTGCAAAATGTGAATAATTAGTATTTCAATGTGATTCGTTGACTGGGCCAATGACGAGCCATCCAAAAATGGAAAGTTGAGCAATTGGTGTTGTTGGTGTGCCGTGATGATGTTTGGCTTGATGATCCTTCCGTAGAAATCTGCTCCAATGATTACATCGACTGGTCGTGGAGTCAAGAAAGCATTGTCCGCCAACCTCAATTTTCTTATGTGAGGCCAGTTCGGAGTTCTCAATGAGAACGATGGCAGGATTGTCGATACGGCTGTGAGCACGTGAGCCTGCATCGAGATGGCTTGTTGTGAGTGTGTTGACTGCAGAGTGATATCCACCACACCGCGAGTTTCAGTTGATTTTGTTCCACCAACACCAATTACTGTGATGGATGATCGGTGTCTCCGAAGGTTGAGCTGGCTGGTCAATTCTTCGGAGATGAAAGAGAGTTCTGATCCGGAGTCAATGAGCAGACGAACGTTGTGGAGTGCTGATTCGGTCTTGAGGAGAGCCTGAGCCGTTGCGAGAAGCGTTAGATGAGCGGGTTTGTTGACGACTGTACCTGTGTCTTATTCCGTTGTTTGAGCCGATGATGAGGTTGTCTTTGATGAACTGACTGTGGGCTGATGCGTTGAGCGTCTCTGCTGTGCGGACACAGGTGCAGAAGGCACTGGTGAGGCTCCATGCAGCATGGTGTGGTGACGTGCTGAGCATTCTTTGCACTTCTGGCTTGAACGGCACGCTCTCACACTGTGTCGACCCAGGCAATTGAAACAGAGCCGGTTGAGGTCGACACAGATGGCTCGATCCTTGAGGGCCATCCGTCGAAAGTGTTCGCACGAGACGATGTAGTGTGGCTCGCCACAACTGTCGCACTGTTCGAACGGCGATGGTCTCTCGAAGGGATACGTGATCTCTTGTTGAGCAGTCGCAGCTGTTAGTGCTCGGGCCCCTTGAGCGGTTGATCTTGATGATCCTGGCAGCGGCTGCGTCATCGTTCTTGAGGTGGACGGTTGAGCGGCTGGTTTAGGTTGAGCTGGCTTTGTAGGATCCGCTGCCAAACTCTCCAGAGTTCTCACTCGTGAGGTCACGAACTCCACGAGCCGATCAAAGCTGGGGTACTCTGTCGAGGATCCCAGTGATGACTCCCACCTCTCCTTGGTTGAGCGGTCGAGCTTGCGGCACATTTGGTGCACCAGCATGCACTCGTCGAGTGAGCTGGGCTCGATTATGTTGAGCACTCCTTGTTTTGTTTCTAGGGCGGTGGAGACGAGCTGACTCAGTGACTTGGGATCGTTTTGATAAACTGTCACAGAGGCGTGCTGGTCGAGATGGGCCTGTACCAATTGCCGCTTATTCTCGTAGCGCCCTTTGAGCTGGGCGATCGCAGCGTGCAGCGATGGGCCGGTGAGCGGAAGATTCAATACGCTTCGGAGCGGCTCCCCTTCCAGGCATCCCTTCAGGTAATAAAACCGCTCCACATCGTCGAGGTGAGCCTTCTTGAGCACGATCGAGCTGAAGAGCTCGAAAAATGATGGCCATTGTATGTAATCGCCGGAGAATTTCGGCAGTGATATGTCCGGAAGGCGAGACTGCTGATTCGCCGGTTGAGTGCTCCCTGCTTCGGCTGGTTGATCTGGTCGCTGAGTCGTCAATCTAGTCCTTTCGTGAGCAATGAGCGACCTGAGAGCTGAGCTGGCACGCTGCATCTGGCGGAAATAGTTCTCTTCGAAATACGGATGATCGAGCTGCGTCGCAGGCCACACAATTCGAAGTGGGCGTGCTCTTTGTGGAACGCCTTTTGAGCTTCGTCGATCTGTTGCTTGAGGTCATCAAGCTCGTCCTTGGCGAACTGCCCCTTCCGCTCTTGAGCTTGCTTGAGCAGGCGTTGAGCCGTGTCGATCCGCTCCAGCTGCGTCCTCACCTTGATCTGTAGCTCGCTGGCCAGCATGGAGACGGACGTGGTTGCCCTTGTCGCGTGGGTGTGAGGCGATGGAGTTCGACGCGCGCTCTCTTGAGCTCCCGGCACTGGTGAGGTGCGGGTTGACACCGTCTTTGTTGGCACCTCCAAGGACTCCTGCGAGCTGTCTTGCATCTCGCTCCATTTTTCTGTCGATTTTTGTGGGTGAGCCATCTTGATGTGTGTTGAGCTAATCTACGTTGGATGAACTGGTCTTGTGATTCGTCTCTCTGCCGATAGTTGAGTCGATGCTTTGAGCGAGACCAGTTGTGGCAAGAGTGTTAGTAAAATTTGAATTGCCAACGGGAGCAAGATGGCTGACCACCGAAACCATTACGTACACGAGACACAAAATTGAAACGCACAATGATCGTACCAAATTTGCAACAAACCGAGTCCAGCAAGGGcgcaatccggctcgaaggaccaaatgttCGGGATTGATGGAAATCCCGGAAGGATTGCGCCGGAAATAAATGACGCTTGCTGGATGGCTTTGCagattgatttatttgaagtCACACTATAAATTTGAGCACGTGAATCGTCTGATTAGTTTAGAATTGAGCAGCGATCTGACAATGATGAACGAGATTCTTTAAACACAATCATACAGAGTTAACTTGATTCTTTGATTTGAACAACTGAACACAAGGCGATGAATTCTTGTGGAATGAATTTACAATGAACAATTAGCTTTGACCATACCGATTTCTGAGCGTTGACAATGAACTAAGAGCGctgttaattatataaattcagcccgctgctgtgattTGTCCCGTGAACATGTGCGTCGTCGACACGTGGTTGCCGGCTCGCTTGAATTGTAAACTCGTTGTAATTGAGCTGTACCTGTTGCAATCCGGTCGCACGATGAGTTGCTGCGGATTCCGTGGGTCTTGTTGAGCCTTCTTGATCGTCCGCGATTGCTGAGTCGTACTTGAACTTTCACTTGAACTGTGAGCACGTGTACGTTGATCGATTCTTGATCTTCAATGGCGGCTTGACGCGAGAGTTTTCGAGAAGACCCttgctcacgcgttacctagatgggcgACTCCCggtcgataaatcgatcgaccgtgagcgccatcatggctgagcggattctcaaacatattccaatttatattttattttatatactattgctttcttatattttgttttgtattatgtattttgTTTGGATACGTATTTCATTTTGGATCACTTCCTCATTACTACCACTTTTAACATCCTATTGTGTTTTGTCTAAGAAATgtcttatattttattaagtaCGATTAGATTATTTTCATTACGTATATGGTATGCACCATTTACTGATTAATATAATACTACCTTATTCTTATTGAACTTTGGCGACTTtgtgatttatttatttacctcGCCCTCTAATAACCTTTACATCTAATTATCCCTTTCTATTTacttctttctttcgttcccTTTCTTCGCTTGCACTTTTACTTTTGCCTTATTTCTTGCTTCATTCCAGGCGTGCATGCAACATTTTCCGGGTACTGTAGtcaatatatatgtatttaccACCTAAACTGGATTTATTCAATTCTACCAGTTCATCTATTAAACCACCTGCGGCTCAACTTCTTCACCTCCCTTTGCACTAACATTCTATGTTAAGGGCTCTCAAACGCACACTTAGACATGAGCTTTGCTGTCGCTTTAGTTATTCAGTATATATACTTTCTATGGTTTGGTCTACTGTttaatgcaatattttattactctCTCTTTAATTTCGAATAGTTACTTTATTTAAGAGGGCTTTCTAATCCTAACTCCGCATGTTGCAGTTTATATGGTGGGAATTGGTACCATTGTCTTTCTCCTGTTCTTTTCCGTTCAATTATACAGATCGGATCTTCTGGTATATTCTCTTATTCTTATCTTCAACTTATTTAACTGATACTTTGACGCATTTCCTGTGTTGCTCAGCTTTTGAATTTATACATTACCTGCCCGCTGTACCTGTTCTGTTTGTGATGATTTTCCCCCCTGTCTGTTTCTCTTTAATAAACTATTTATTGCTAACAAATTACCTTTAAGGTCTGCTTTTAATGTCTCGTGGTGTTGGTTATTGCACTCACTCTGGCTTGAGCTAGGATGGGGTGTCTTGCTTTTGGTCCTCTTTGCGTACACACGCTCCATACTCTTCACCTTATTGCCTTATCATTTGCTGAGTATTTACTAATGTAT includes the following:
- the LOC123989070 gene encoding uncharacterized protein LOC123989070 gives rise to the protein MAHPQKSTEKWSEMQDSSQESLEVPTKTVSTRTSPVPGAQESARRTPSPHTHATRATTSVSMLASELQIKVRTQLERIDTAQRLLKQAQERKGQFAKDELDDLKQQIDEAQKAFHKEHAHFELTRLTTQRPDQPAEAGSTQPANQQSRLPDISLPKFSGDYIQWPSFFELFSSIVLKKAHLDDVERFYYLKGCLEGEPLRSVLNLPLTGPSLHAAIAQLKGRYENKRQLVQAHLDQHASVTVYQNDPKSLSQLVSTALETKQGVLNIIEPSSLDECMLVHQMCRKLDRSTKERWESSLGSSTEYPSFDRLVEFVTSRVRTLESLAADPTKPAQPKPAAQPSTSRTMTQPLPGSSRSTAQGARALTAATAQQEITYPFERPSPFEQCDSCGEPHYICESVPFKPEVQRMLSTSPHHAAWSLTSAFCTCVRTAETLNASAHSQFIKDNLIIGSNNGIRHRYSRQQTRSSNASRNGSGSPQDRISTPQQLTSQLNLRRHRSSITVIGVGGTKSTETRGVVDITLQSTHSQQAISMQAHVLTAVSTILPSFSLRTPNWPHIRKLRLADNAFLTPRPVDVIIGADFYGRIIKPNIITAHQQHQLLNFPFLDVAQDDQSNLQELLTKFWVQEESPMDIPSTLTPEEEECESHFCATHSRNHTGRYIVRIPLKAPASLLGNSHKIAQRCLQSTLRRLSKDSAYNQLYVEFMKEYEELGHMVKAPDHQRISSREAENVGPDGEMTLPHDASASGGLRVSSDGSTPQTSAHLQPYYLPHHGVLRLDSSTTKLRVVFNGSKATTSSKSVNDLMHTGANLLLNVTDVLIWLRHYHHIFATDITKMYRQVAVHKDDWDLQRILWIDEDRNVIPYQLTTVTYGTKAAPFLATRALMQLVHDEGHRFPLATPLLTHGRYVDDIFGGADSISELVEVAQQLIALCNAGGFPLAKWHATHPELLRAVSSSTQSSAPISFDDCATKLLGIQWMPQTDVFCFSSSSTNPFDPLGFVSPVIVRAKMLLQELWLHKINWDDPLPSQIVSRWFTIREDLNSLAKLSIPRWFNTWSNSTVEIHGFSDASQLAMAAVIYVTVSSPSNNSTTSLVCSKTKVAPLKRLTIPRLELSAALLLAKLTKYVQSTLKVKINATHLWTDSQVSLIWIKSQASRWKDYVRNRVIQIQELTPNAHWRHVPVTSNLADCASRGISTDQLQRFELWWKGPPWMARNQDHWPEQKEFSTLTSELEVRPNVSLFASAQKLSYHWDLIYKYSSLIKLYRLTALCFRFASRLKRKLETPPVIIIPSCDMEKAQLFWIHATQHLYFTSEIKTLNSGSTLPATHPFSRLTAFIDSQRTLRVGGRLTNTALSRDEKHPAILPRDAHLSKIIIEDAHKRSFHGGTQLTLAYIRQRYWIIGGRVPVKSHILRCVVCARQRGIRARQMMGQLPLSRVTPSRPFAHTGVDYAGPITMKNSKGRGSKTIKGWICVFVCFSSSAVHVGVVRDYSTEGFLAAYRRFSSRRGIAHKLYSDCGTNFIGAQAELKRVFTSSSQEHREIASILSADSTQWMFNPPAAPHMGGKWEAVVKSIKYHLRRTIGELLLTFEEFSTLLTQIEAVLNSRLLEPLSDDPDDISALTPGHFLIGSALNTIPEPSLLEVSPARLSKWQLIQQRVQHFWSQWSRHYLQRLQSISKWHHP